From a region of the Salinispira pacifica genome:
- a CDS encoding GGDEF domain-containing protein yields the protein MYREFGNNPKVIENYTLLQQIGVFREIDNHKKRISELEQLLKQATDIFSKTNLESLLDYVIDCISDNFIPGKLIFILQDRNARPRFYGYKNLRNHNFNIELSSLEPFEDFFVKYPRTIHFELFEFQFQRPEITDKLKNFEPEIIVPIVGLNGLYGIILISSKILESHYTDEEIHYIDRLMNFTSISIQNNIHYLSAVTDSKTHLYNHIFFMKRLNEEIESAEEYSLGLGLIVLDIDHFKNFNDNYGHLAGDMVIQRIASALNHTLRRTDVAARFGGEEFTVLLPNTNRQQTWRIAERLRTAISDEIVNYDGHKLSVTASLGCSSVHVLNAVNAEELIRQADTALYESKSNGRNRTTVFRPGLLVSATIIRDVQEV from the coding sequence ATGTACAGAGAATTCGGCAACAACCCAAAGGTAATCGAAAACTATACACTCCTCCAGCAGATCGGGGTTTTCCGCGAAATAGACAATCATAAAAAGCGGATAAGCGAGCTGGAGCAGTTGTTGAAACAGGCAACGGATATTTTTTCCAAGACAAATCTGGAAAGTCTGCTTGACTATGTGATCGATTGTATATCTGACAACTTTATCCCCGGTAAACTGATTTTCATTCTTCAGGACAGAAATGCCAGGCCCCGCTTTTATGGTTATAAAAACCTCCGAAATCACAATTTCAACATTGAGTTATCGTCCCTGGAACCTTTTGAAGATTTCTTTGTAAAATATCCCCGCACCATTCATTTTGAACTGTTCGAATTCCAGTTCCAGAGGCCTGAGATTACCGATAAGCTCAAGAATTTTGAACCCGAAATCATCGTACCCATCGTGGGGCTGAACGGTTTGTATGGAATCATTCTTATCAGTTCGAAAATACTTGAAAGCCACTATACCGATGAGGAAATTCATTACATCGACAGGCTGATGAATTTCACCTCAATTTCTATTCAGAATAACATTCACTATCTCAGTGCAGTAACCGATTCAAAAACCCATTTGTACAACCATATCTTTTTCATGAAACGTCTGAATGAGGAGATAGAAAGTGCCGAGGAGTACTCACTTGGACTGGGGCTGATTGTATTGGACATCGACCATTTTAAGAATTTCAATGACAACTACGGACATTTGGCGGGTGATATGGTGATTCAGCGGATTGCCTCTGCGCTGAATCATACCCTCAGGCGCACCGACGTGGCGGCACGTTTCGGAGGAGAAGAGTTTACCGTACTCCTGCCCAACACCAACCGTCAGCAGACCTGGAGGATTGCAGAACGGCTTCGCACTGCAATTTCAGATGAAATTGTGAATTATGACGGACATAAGCTTTCGGTAACCGCAAGTCTGGGGTGCTCATCGGTGCATGTGCTCAATGCAGTAAATGCAGAAGAGTTGATTCGTCAGGCTGATACCGCACTGTACGAAAGTAAATCCAACGGCCGAAACCGTACCACGGTATTCCGGCCGGGATTGCTGGTTTCCGCAACCATTATCCGGGATGTTCAGGAAGTTTAA
- a CDS encoding DMT family transporter: MQKQILLMLAASLSFAVMGVFVREAETTHVIWKVFFRNLVVSMLILASMHPSRWKLLLGRPHNRPKLLIRGISGTLGVLGFFIGLTYLPLANASLLNRLNPFFVALFSFFLLSQTLNLKQVISMILAFTGAVFIINPGGSYQLLPSLAALGSAAFAALAYTVIRMLGDGEDPRAIMIYFAGISCISAVPFLVIFQPVLDPTELWALLGIGVFAGLGQALLTMAYRGGHAATISVFGYSTVVFAGILGFFIYDETGSAEFFIGASFVAVSLLILYIRRGNRETS; the protein is encoded by the coding sequence ATGCAAAAACAGATTCTTCTCATGCTCGCCGCAAGTTTGAGCTTCGCTGTCATGGGCGTATTTGTCCGTGAAGCCGAGACCACCCATGTAATCTGGAAAGTATTTTTCAGAAACCTGGTGGTAAGCATGCTCATACTCGCCTCCATGCATCCCTCACGGTGGAAACTTCTTCTGGGGCGTCCTCACAACCGTCCAAAACTGCTGATCCGCGGTATTTCCGGAACCCTGGGAGTGCTGGGGTTTTTTATCGGACTGACATATCTGCCTCTGGCGAATGCCTCGCTCCTCAACCGGCTGAATCCGTTTTTTGTTGCTTTATTCAGTTTTTTTCTTCTGTCACAAACCTTGAACCTCAAGCAGGTAATTTCCATGATTCTTGCTTTCACCGGAGCGGTGTTTATTATTAATCCCGGAGGCAGCTATCAGCTGCTTCCCAGTCTCGCTGCCCTGGGTTCCGCCGCATTCGCCGCCCTGGCATACACCGTCATTCGGATGCTCGGGGATGGCGAAGACCCCAGAGCAATCATGATATATTTTGCAGGAATCAGCTGCATTTCCGCAGTCCCTTTTCTGGTGATTTTTCAGCCTGTTTTGGACCCCACAGAGCTCTGGGCTCTGCTGGGTATCGGGGTTTTCGCAGGACTGGGGCAGGCGCTTCTCACCATGGCATACCGAGGGGGACATGCAGCCACCATTTCTGTTTTCGGCTATTCCACTGTGGTTTTTGCTGGTATTCTGGGATTCTTCATTTATGATGAGACAGGGAGTGCTGAATTTTTTATCGGAGCCTCTTTTGTGGCTGTCAGTCTGTTGATTCTCTATATCAGGAGGGGAAATCGTGAAACCAGTTGA
- a CDS encoding ATP-binding protein gives MIPISALLLTSYTDVSVSGLILIISTAPLILLVAGIVTGASRDRNMMLREELETRIHQRTESVRIMLDISGQAVFTFDSGFKVLPEYSSVCRDFFRMEIAGLDVRRLLFEKDAEREDFTQGMNLLFNHKAQPDVVFDLLEDEMVIQEKLARVVYRFIKPDRVLVGITDVSESKELNIQLQKEERNKEMIFTAVSHQSYFRDLLRDAEDIFFLLDSIIATENQDVSRIRTLQNSLHTFRGNLSFFHFENTHQLVDELETYIGDMLNLEEAVEFHGSGLALKRVYFQELRNIVNTLGEDWLQGVDSVQVPRRQFQQLMNYIREYYPDDSRLLSSLQTFYKVPMKSLFSQYPHLSRDIASKLGKNIEALQIEGGDFLVLPDTYREFSSSCIHLIRNMIDHGIESVLEREELGKDPRGSIQLKIRRQNSSIVLQFSDDGRGIDFSKVARKAYNRGLIGSADSPNKAELIKVLFRSGFSTSANTMNISGKGVGLSAVKQEVKKLRGSIKVKTQENKGTTFTVELPIKDGSI, from the coding sequence GTGATTCCCATTTCCGCCCTTCTGCTCACAAGCTATACAGATGTATCCGTCTCCGGTCTGATTCTGATTATCTCAACCGCTCCGCTCATTCTTCTTGTTGCCGGTATTGTAACAGGTGCATCCAGGGACCGAAACATGATGCTGAGAGAGGAACTTGAAACCAGGATTCATCAGCGAACTGAATCGGTGCGCATCATGCTGGACATAAGCGGTCAGGCGGTGTTCACCTTTGATTCTGGTTTCAAGGTGCTGCCTGAATACAGCAGTGTCTGCCGGGATTTCTTCCGAATGGAAATTGCCGGCCTTGATGTACGGCGGCTCCTGTTTGAAAAAGATGCAGAGAGGGAGGACTTCACCCAGGGAATGAACCTTCTCTTTAATCACAAGGCACAGCCGGATGTGGTGTTCGACCTACTGGAAGATGAAATGGTGATTCAGGAAAAGCTTGCCCGGGTGGTATACCGATTCATTAAACCTGACAGGGTGCTTGTGGGGATTACGGATGTCAGCGAGAGCAAGGAACTGAACATCCAGCTCCAGAAGGAGGAACGCAATAAGGAGATGATCTTTACAGCGGTGAGTCATCAGAGCTATTTCCGGGATCTGCTGAGAGATGCAGAAGATATTTTTTTCCTGCTGGATTCCATCATCGCCACCGAGAATCAGGATGTCTCCCGGATCCGCACCCTTCAGAACAGCCTGCACACCTTCCGGGGAAATCTGTCGTTTTTCCACTTTGAGAACACCCACCAGCTGGTGGATGAACTGGAGACATATATCGGAGATATGCTCAATCTGGAGGAAGCCGTAGAGTTTCACGGTTCGGGGCTTGCTCTGAAGCGTGTCTATTTTCAGGAACTGAGAAATATTGTGAACACTCTGGGAGAGGACTGGCTTCAGGGTGTTGACTCGGTACAGGTACCGCGCAGGCAATTCCAGCAGCTGATGAATTACATACGAGAATATTATCCTGATGATTCACGGCTTCTCTCATCGTTACAGACATTTTATAAGGTTCCCATGAAAAGCCTCTTTTCACAGTATCCCCATTTAAGCCGGGATATTGCATCAAAACTGGGAAAAAATATTGAGGCCCTTCAAATAGAGGGTGGAGATTTCCTGGTTCTTCCGGATACCTACAGGGAGTTCAGCTCGAGCTGCATTCACCTCATACGGAACATGATCGACCACGGGATCGAATCTGTACTTGAGCGTGAGGAGCTGGGCAAGGATCCCCGGGGGAGTATCCAGCTGAAAATCCGACGGCAGAATTCTTCAATTGTTCTGCAGTTCTCGGATGACGGGCGGGGCATAGATTTTTCAAAAGTGGCACGGAAAGCATATAACCGGGGACTTATCGGCAGTGCGGACAGTCCGAACAAGGCCGAGCTCATTAAAGTCCTTTTCCGCTCCGGCTTCAGCACTTCTGCCAATACCATGAATATATCCGGAAAAGGAGTGGGATTATCTGCAGTGAAGCAGGAAGTTAAAAAGCTCCGTGGAAGTATCAAAGTGAAGACACAAGAAAATAAGGGCACTACGTTCACTGTCGAACTGCCCATAAAGGATGGATCAATATGA
- a CDS encoding response regulator codes for MKTALIVDDAAVMRMRLRDILEPKYHVIGEAENGEQAVELYKNHTPDFVTLDITMPRVDGIQVLEQLLSFDQKARVIIVSAVGQKKMVFNALGIGARDFIVKPFDPNRVMIAVDRLFGI; via the coding sequence ATGAAAACGGCACTAATAGTTGACGATGCCGCTGTCATGCGCATGCGGCTGAGGGACATTCTCGAACCCAAATATCATGTAATAGGAGAAGCGGAAAACGGCGAACAGGCGGTGGAATTGTACAAAAACCACACTCCCGATTTTGTCACCCTGGATATCACCATGCCCAGAGTTGACGGCATACAGGTGCTGGAGCAGCTTCTGTCGTTCGATCAGAAAGCCAGGGTTATCATCGTCAGCGCAGTGGGACAGAAAAAGATGGTTTTCAATGCCCTGGGAATAGGAGCAAGAGACTTCATTGTAAAGCCTTTCGACCCCAACCGGGTAATGATTGCCGTGGACCGGCTCTTCGGTATTTGA
- the rmuC gene encoding DNA recombination protein RmuC: protein MSFDTNLLIFLIVFFIGLLSGLFIGAVMWKRNTRADVQKEVKTLREENVLLREEKAAAKSRLQADTEHYNRELEQLRRSRAELLNEFRDAAAGVLEQRQKQLHEENTRQLGGILRPLEQQLGQFRNHLQQIRSQDAQERGFLRKELEQLMELNQHMSSEARDLTEALKGSNKTMGSWGELVLKRVLESSGLREGQEFFLQKEFSGADGNRLRPDAVIQLPGERMVIIDAKASLLSYERSLNAVTEDEREAHGKKHLESIRRHLKSLDAKAYERIPEIRSPDFILMFVPVEAALASALHLEPGLFQTALQKRILLVSPGSLYLSLRIIEQMWKGDRQYRNARIIAEKAGALHDKFEGFLRDLQTVGAKIHDAGESWEASMNKLSRGKGNLLRRAAELKELGAESRKTLPGEDADR from the coding sequence ATGAGTTTCGATACGAATCTGCTGATTTTTCTCATCGTGTTCTTCATCGGTCTTCTCTCCGGTCTTTTCATAGGCGCTGTCATGTGGAAACGGAATACCCGGGCAGATGTACAAAAAGAGGTAAAGACGCTCCGGGAGGAGAATGTCTTGCTCCGGGAAGAGAAGGCTGCCGCCAAGAGCAGACTCCAGGCTGATACGGAACATTACAACCGAGAACTGGAACAGCTCAGACGAAGCCGTGCCGAACTTCTGAATGAGTTCAGAGACGCCGCGGCGGGAGTCCTGGAGCAGCGGCAGAAACAGCTTCACGAGGAAAACACCCGGCAGTTAGGCGGTATTCTCCGTCCCCTGGAGCAGCAGCTGGGCCAGTTCCGGAATCATCTGCAGCAGATTCGCAGTCAGGATGCTCAGGAAAGAGGTTTTCTGAGAAAAGAACTTGAGCAGCTCATGGAGCTGAACCAGCACATGAGCAGCGAAGCCCGGGACCTCACTGAAGCCCTGAAGGGCAGCAATAAAACCATGGGCAGCTGGGGTGAACTGGTTCTGAAAAGAGTTCTGGAAAGTTCGGGATTGAGAGAGGGACAGGAGTTTTTCCTCCAGAAAGAGTTCAGCGGTGCAGACGGCAACCGACTCCGCCCGGATGCGGTAATCCAGCTGCCGGGTGAACGGATGGTGATCATCGATGCCAAGGCAAGTCTGCTTTCCTATGAACGAAGCCTGAACGCCGTTACCGAAGATGAGCGTGAAGCCCATGGAAAAAAACATCTTGAGAGCATCCGCAGACATCTGAAATCCCTTGATGCAAAGGCCTATGAACGAATTCCGGAGATCCGCAGTCCGGATTTTATTTTAATGTTTGTTCCTGTGGAGGCAGCGCTGGCTTCTGCCCTCCACCTTGAGCCCGGTCTGTTTCAGACGGCGCTGCAGAAACGGATCTTGCTGGTAAGCCCGGGCAGTCTTTATCTTTCTCTGAGAATCATCGAACAGATGTGGAAGGGTGACCGGCAGTATCGCAATGCAAGGATTATTGCTGAAAAAGCCGGGGCCCTTCATGATAAGTTTGAAGGTTTTCTCAGGGATCTTCAGACGGTTGGTGCGAAAATTCATGATGCCGGTGAAAGCTGGGAGGCCTCCATGAATAAACTTTCACGGGGAAAGGGCAATCTGCTCAGGCGGGCTGCGGAACTGAAAGAGCTGGGTGCTGAAAGCAGAAAAACCCTTCCCGGGGAAGATGCGGATAGATAA
- a CDS encoding bifunctional diguanylate cyclase/phosphodiesterase, which translates to MSAKTASMDDLLVFKSENENPSDQGLPWKILVVDDDEQVHKVTSLALSDIRILDRPLHFIHAYSAAEARSMLEQESDIAVILLDVVMEYDNSGLELAKTIRTEMQLDAPRIILRTGQPGYAPELEVIQNYDINDYRMKSELTRTRLITALTTAVRSYQQVHKIKRGEVGMRTIIEATNHIFNTRDHEYYSADIIKYTAKLLNINSPHGLVVIEMRSLGNGGNYRHMYVSGATGKYSQSLNASINDIPQAAVKEEIEHCIDQQSTLFSPNSVAVFFENDGKRGCLFLDTSGPIDQVARSLIEVFAVSIGVGFNNINLITQLNQYAYFDQLSRLPNRTQFLLEVNRLGSEHSNYMLGVLDIDNFSAVNNALGHKNGDLLIQAIADRLANSLPGDLLIARIGGDTFGLLGPADMMNPDDLLRPFDRPFVIKNTPFPIGATLGLAPVEPMHAQSFSVLKNADMAMKMAKHTTGISFMYYSEDMARAAEQRLEITKDLHPALARNEFEVYYQPQVDLTTNKLTGVESLVRWIKSDGTIIRPDHFIPVAESTGVIIDIGKQVFRKSCRQAREWREKGMLNFKIAINVSVRQFSDPDFVPSLKQILREEEVESSYFELEITESTLMNEVESTIKLLEELNDVGFAISIDDFGTGYSSLNYLLRLPIQRLKVDRSFVMNVEHDEKARTISGLIVSMANNLGIMTIAEGIETEGQLEFIRNLGCKDAQGFYYSKPVNCTEFEKWYKEFKKQGEKHEG; encoded by the coding sequence TTGTCAGCTAAGACTGCATCGATGGATGATCTATTGGTATTCAAATCTGAAAATGAAAATCCCTCGGATCAGGGTCTGCCGTGGAAGATACTTGTTGTGGATGATGATGAACAGGTTCACAAGGTCACGTCCCTGGCGCTTTCAGACATCAGAATTCTCGATCGTCCTCTACATTTCATCCATGCATACTCCGCTGCAGAAGCCAGGAGCATGCTGGAACAAGAGAGTGACATCGCAGTAATCCTCCTGGATGTGGTGATGGAGTACGACAACTCAGGTTTGGAGCTTGCGAAGACCATTCGCACCGAAATGCAGCTGGATGCCCCCAGAATCATACTCCGCACCGGCCAGCCGGGATACGCCCCGGAACTCGAAGTTATCCAGAATTACGATATAAACGATTACCGGATGAAATCGGAACTTACCCGGACACGTCTCATCACCGCATTGACAACCGCAGTACGAAGTTATCAGCAGGTGCATAAGATCAAGCGGGGTGAAGTAGGCATGCGAACCATCATCGAGGCGACAAATCATATTTTCAATACCCGGGATCACGAATACTACTCCGCAGACATCATTAAATACACTGCAAAATTATTAAACATTAATTCCCCCCATGGTCTGGTGGTGATTGAAATGCGTTCTCTTGGAAACGGGGGAAATTACCGCCATATGTACGTTTCCGGAGCAACAGGGAAGTATTCCCAGAGTCTGAATGCATCCATCAACGACATTCCCCAGGCTGCTGTGAAAGAAGAAATCGAACACTGCATTGATCAGCAGAGCACCCTTTTTTCGCCAAATTCTGTGGCGGTTTTTTTTGAAAACGATGGTAAACGGGGCTGTCTGTTTCTGGACACATCAGGCCCCATTGACCAGGTAGCCAGGAGTCTCATAGAAGTTTTTGCGGTAAGCATTGGGGTCGGTTTTAACAATATCAATCTGATCACCCAGCTCAATCAATATGCCTATTTTGACCAGCTCAGCCGACTGCCCAATCGGACGCAATTTCTCCTTGAAGTGAACAGGCTTGGATCTGAACATTCAAATTATATGCTTGGTGTTCTGGACATTGATAATTTTTCTGCTGTGAATAATGCACTGGGCCACAAAAACGGCGACCTTCTGATCCAGGCCATAGCCGACCGACTTGCAAACAGTCTTCCCGGGGATCTTCTGATTGCCAGGATCGGGGGAGATACCTTTGGTCTGCTGGGACCTGCAGATATGATGAATCCTGACGATCTGCTTCGGCCCTTCGACCGGCCGTTTGTGATAAAAAACACCCCCTTCCCCATCGGCGCAACTCTCGGATTGGCTCCCGTTGAACCCATGCACGCCCAAAGCTTTTCAGTGTTGAAAAATGCCGATATGGCAATGAAGATGGCAAAACATACCACCGGGATCTCCTTCATGTACTATTCGGAAGATATGGCCCGGGCCGCCGAGCAGCGTCTGGAAATTACCAAGGACCTTCACCCTGCTCTGGCACGGAATGAGTTTGAGGTGTATTATCAGCCCCAGGTAGATCTGACAACCAACAAGCTTACCGGAGTGGAAAGTCTGGTTCGCTGGATTAAATCCGATGGAACAATTATCCGGCCGGATCATTTCATCCCTGTGGCCGAATCCACCGGCGTCATTATCGATATCGGAAAACAGGTATTTCGCAAATCATGCAGGCAGGCCCGGGAATGGCGTGAAAAGGGAATGCTGAATTTCAAAATTGCCATTAATGTGTCTGTAAGACAATTCAGCGATCCTGATTTTGTACCCAGCCTGAAACAGATTCTGCGGGAAGAGGAAGTTGAGTCTTCCTATTTTGAGCTGGAGATTACCGAAAGCACCCTGATGAACGAGGTTGAGTCAACCATTAAACTGCTTGAGGAATTGAATGATGTGGGGTTTGCCATTTCAATCGATGATTTCGGAACCGGCTATTCTTCATTAAACTATCTTCTCAGGCTCCCTATTCAGCGATTGAAGGTTGACCGCTCGTTTGTCATGAACGTGGAACATGATGAGAAGGCCCGCACTATCAGCGGTCTTATCGTGAGTATGGCAAACAATCTGGGAATTATGACCATAGCCGAAGGCATTGAAACCGAGGGTCAGCTGGAGTTTATCAGAAACCTCGGCTGTAAGGATGCCCAGGGTTTTTACTACAGTAAACCGGTGAACTGTACCGAATTTGAAAAATGGTATAAGGAATTCAAAAAACAAGGAGAAAAACATGAAGGTTGA
- a CDS encoding chemotaxis protein CheX encodes MKAQIANPFITSAVKVFRKEIGVELTRKSLTKKTSPMPSLHISIIIGVTGPVRGQVVYSMDQSFAESVSKAMLPGKLPAEVRKMTHSAVSELANMITGMASIDLAGEDKLISITPPTVFTGPALRIDFLNLPTVSLNFLSQFGTMEVNIALADAG; translated from the coding sequence ATGAAGGCACAAATCGCCAACCCCTTCATCACTTCTGCAGTGAAAGTATTCAGAAAGGAAATCGGAGTTGAGCTGACACGAAAAAGCCTGACCAAAAAAACCAGTCCCATGCCAAGCCTTCACATCTCCATTATTATCGGAGTGACCGGGCCGGTACGGGGACAGGTGGTGTATTCCATGGACCAGAGTTTTGCCGAATCGGTGAGCAAGGCCATGCTCCCGGGCAAACTCCCGGCGGAGGTTCGAAAAATGACCCACAGCGCCGTGAGCGAACTGGCGAACATGATAACCGGTATGGCGTCCATTGATCTTGCGGGAGAAGATAAGCTGATTAGCATAACCCCGCCCACGGTCTTCACCGGGCCTGCTCTGAGAATTGATTTTTTGAATCTGCCCACGGTGAGCCTGAATTTCCTTTCCCAATTCGGCACAATGGAAGTGAATATTGCCCTGGCCGACGCAGGCTGA
- a CDS encoding cyclic nucleotide-binding domain-containing protein: protein MKKIDLSHESIREALHESPLGAHLQADEIDSILDFASTYEFSTGESVIEEHEIDQNLYLVVDGNVSVEVGSGEKHVYITTLGQGEIFGEAGLFSNTERTASIIAQDRVTLVQITRQGFLKSINKKPKAAVKFMFMIIFGMLSKLRGVNEELAYERKDDVNQEDIDSILSEITPDD from the coding sequence ATGAAAAAGATCGACCTTTCGCATGAATCCATCCGTGAAGCTTTGCATGAGTCGCCATTGGGCGCTCATCTTCAGGCGGATGAAATCGACTCCATCCTTGATTTTGCATCCACATATGAATTCAGTACCGGGGAATCGGTAATTGAAGAACATGAAATTGACCAGAATCTCTATCTGGTGGTGGATGGAAATGTTTCAGTGGAAGTCGGCAGCGGCGAGAAACATGTGTACATCACAACCCTGGGACAGGGAGAGATTTTCGGCGAAGCAGGATTGTTCAGCAATACCGAACGCACAGCCAGCATTATCGCTCAGGACCGGGTTACACTGGTTCAAATTACCCGGCAGGGGTTTTTGAAGAGCATCAATAAAAAACCCAAGGCTGCAGTGAAGTTTATGTTCATGATCATTTTCGGCATGTTGTCAAAACTCCGGGGTGTAAATGAAGAATTGGCGTATGAAAGAAAGGATGATGTTAATCAGGAAGATATCGACTCCATTTTATCTGAAATAACCCCGGATGACTAA
- a CDS encoding FKBP-type peptidyl-prolyl cis-trans isomerase, whose amino-acid sequence MKVDTHKVVTISYTMSDEQGSVLDSSDENGNLPYIHGTEFLAPGIEASLEGKSIGDTVDEHISADKAFGTYSDDLVFTINKKDINIDDTDLKKGLEFEAEVRGEIRYCLIEDVQEDKVVINANHPLAGVNIHFQAEVLAIRDATAEELDHGHVHDEHGHHHDH is encoded by the coding sequence ATGAAGGTTGATACGCACAAGGTTGTCACAATTTCATACACCATGAGCGATGAGCAGGGAAGCGTACTGGACAGCTCGGATGAGAATGGAAACCTCCCCTATATCCACGGCACGGAGTTTCTTGCACCGGGAATCGAGGCCAGCCTGGAGGGAAAGTCCATTGGAGATACCGTGGATGAGCATATCTCTGCGGATAAAGCATTCGGTACATACAGTGATGATCTGGTATTCACCATCAATAAAAAAGATATCAATATAGACGATACGGATTTGAAAAAAGGATTGGAATTTGAAGCGGAGGTACGAGGGGAAATCCGCTATTGTCTTATCGAAGATGTGCAGGAAGATAAGGTGGTGATTAACGCGAACCATCCTCTGGCGGGCGTTAATATTCACTTTCAGGCTGAGGTGCTTGCTATTCGGGATGCCACGGCAGAAGAACTTGATCACGGTCATGTTCACGATGAGCACGGTCATCATCACGACCATTAA
- a CDS encoding asparaginase domain-containing protein has product MKPVEIRIIITGGTFDKEYDPLKGELSFRDSHLPGILKTVRCTLETSLEINELTDSLDMTDVHREGIAKSCLASPQKRIVITHGTDTMTLTAEYLQKRFQEEGVSRTVVFTGAMVPYSVNGSDALFNLGAAVSAAQLLDEGIYICMNGRVFQAGKVMKDRGKGIFTDAETDG; this is encoded by the coding sequence GTGAAACCAGTTGAAATCAGAATTATTATAACCGGAGGAACCTTCGACAAGGAATATGATCCTCTCAAGGGAGAACTGAGTTTCCGGGACTCCCACCTGCCGGGCATTCTGAAAACCGTGCGCTGCACGCTGGAGACATCACTGGAAATCAATGAGCTCACAGACAGCCTGGATATGACCGATGTTCACCGTGAGGGGATTGCGAAATCCTGTCTGGCGAGTCCTCAGAAACGCATTGTGATCACCCACGGCACCGATACCATGACCCTGACTGCGGAATATCTTCAAAAACGCTTTCAGGAAGAAGGAGTGAGCCGCACGGTGGTCTTCACCGGAGCCATGGTTCCTTACTCGGTAAACGGATCCGATGCCCTGTTCAACCTGGGGGCGGCGGTGAGTGCAGCCCAGCTGCTGGATGAAGGCATATACATATGTATGAACGGAAGAGTGTTTCAGGCGGGTAAGGTGATGAAAGACCGGGGGAAAGGGATTTTCACTGATGCAGAAACTGATGGGTGA
- a CDS encoding NADH:flavin oxidoreductase/NADH oxidase, which yields MNPLLFTPITLGEITLKNRIIMAPMCQYSSVQGMVSSWHYSHYVSRAIGGAAAVILEATAVEPRGRISPEDLGIWSDDHVHGLSALAQQIEEAGSLPGIQLAHAGRKAGTARPFEGYGPLSNETGGWPIIAPDDRPYSPNHRKPASMSDDDIQEVQTAFILAARRAVRAGYKLIEIHAAHGYLIHSFLSPLSNSRADGYGGDVDGRMRFLLELASELKTVVQDQAILSVRISATDWLENGWSLADSILLSRRLKETGVDFIHVSSGGILPGSSPKTTAPGYQVDMAAEIRRNSDIHCAAVGLITQADQAEHILQHGQADIISLGRALLREPYWPQHAAEQLGAENPCPVQYARAWK from the coding sequence ATGAATCCCCTTTTGTTTACCCCCATCACACTGGGGGAGATTACTCTCAAAAACAGAATCATCATGGCACCTATGTGTCAATATTCCTCCGTACAGGGCATGGTGAGCTCATGGCATTACAGTCACTATGTGAGCCGGGCAATCGGCGGTGCGGCGGCGGTAATTCTCGAGGCCACTGCAGTGGAACCCCGGGGAAGAATATCTCCCGAGGATCTGGGGATCTGGTCTGATGATCATGTACACGGTCTGAGCGCACTGGCCCAGCAGATCGAAGAGGCCGGCAGTCTCCCGGGAATTCAACTGGCTCATGCCGGCAGAAAAGCGGGGACGGCCCGCCCCTTCGAAGGGTATGGACCTCTTTCCAACGAAACCGGCGGATGGCCCATTATTGCTCCGGATGACCGTCCATATTCTCCCAATCACCGCAAACCCGCCTCAATGTCTGATGATGATATTCAGGAAGTGCAGACGGCATTTATTCTCGCGGCCAGACGAGCCGTCCGTGCAGGCTATAAGCTGATAGAAATTCATGCCGCCCACGGATACCTGATCCACAGTTTTCTTTCCCCCCTCTCCAACTCCCGGGCCGACGGATACGGCGGGGATGTGGACGGTCGGATGCGCTTTCTCCTGGAGCTGGCAAGCGAATTGAAAACCGTCGTTCAAGATCAGGCGATCCTGTCCGTGAGAATATCCGCCACAGATTGGCTGGAGAACGGCTGGTCCCTGGCGGACAGCATTTTGCTTTCACGCAGATTGAAAGAAACCGGAGTGGATTTTATACATGTTTCAAGCGGAGGTATCCTTCCAGGTTCCTCGCCGAAGACAACTGCTCCGGGATATCAGGTTGATATGGCAGCTGAAATCCGCAGAAATTCGGACATTCACTGTGCAGCGGTGGGCCTGATAACCCAGGCAGATCAGGCTGAACATATTCTACAACATGGTCAGGCGGATATTATCAGCCTTGGCCGGGCACTGCTCAGGGAACCATACTGGCCCCAGCACGCCGCAGAGCAACTGGGAGCAGAAAATCCCTGCCCCGTACAGTATGCCCGGGCCTGGAAGTAG